From Leptolyngbya sp. KIOST-1, one genomic window encodes:
- a CDS encoding response regulator — MKQILVIDDEADIRIVTQVSLQITKQWLVLTAGSGEEGIAIATEKQPDAILLDVVMPDVDGLMTLSALKRTPATQGIPVIMLTATGGIVTELEYAELGAQAIVTKPFDPAILGDQIATALHWDQD; from the coding sequence ATGAAACAGATTTTAGTCATCGACGACGAAGCTGATATTCGTATCGTTACCCAGGTCAGCCTGCAGATCACCAAGCAGTGGCTGGTGCTGACCGCCGGTTCCGGAGAAGAGGGGATCGCGATCGCCACTGAAAAACAGCCCGACGCCATCCTGCTCGATGTGGTAATGCCCGATGTCGATGGGCTGATGACCCTCAGCGCCCTCAAGCGAACCCCGGCGACCCAAGGGATTCCGGTGATCATGCTCACCGCCACCGGAGGTATCGTGACCGAGCTAGAGTACGCTGAACTGGGAGCTCAGGCGATTGTGACAAAGCCCTTTGACCCGGCTATTTTAGGCGATCAGATTGCCACCGCCCTGCACTGGGACCAGGACTAG